One window of the Oceanicaulis sp. genome contains the following:
- a CDS encoding DUF6504 family protein, with amino-acid sequence MRYAALSLPRWPTDRLKPRPADSEDRPFVLTLTGAGGERLYALTENAEAAGLAGNMGVADARALAPKLSAKPADPDADRAALIRLARWCGRFSPWTAADPGAPGLDGVLLDITGCAQVFGGEDALLTRLVEETRALGLQASAAAAPTIGLAWALARFGAPGAGEGWTSVDAVRPALDQAPVEALRIGKTAAKLRRFGLLKAGDLLALPRAALARRFGIDLVRRLDQASGAERETLSPLSPQADLRARVRFAEPLQTLDGLKEASARAVGKLCDALEAEALGLTRLRLTLYRVDGAAKDLIVGAAAPSRDAAHLTRLVKERLDRAEIDIGFGIDLVEAGAALARRIETGQTDLSAEAGASAAEAARLADRLNARLGEGAALRPSPENSWIPERSAGWGAEGPPPGRWPERTERRPLLILDRAEPAEAVAEIPDGPPRRFTWRRVRHTVARAEGPERIAPEWWRDPPGSGPGKVRDYFRVETGEGRRFWLYREGLYGRETDQPGWFVHGAG; translated from the coding sequence ATGCGCTACGCCGCCTTGAGCCTGCCGCGCTGGCCGACCGACCGGCTGAAGCCGCGGCCGGCTGACAGCGAGGACCGGCCCTTCGTCCTCACCCTGACCGGGGCGGGGGGCGAACGGCTTTACGCCCTCACCGAAAACGCCGAGGCCGCCGGGCTCGCGGGCAACATGGGCGTGGCCGACGCGCGCGCGCTCGCGCCGAAACTTTCAGCCAAACCCGCCGATCCGGACGCCGACCGCGCCGCGCTCATCCGCCTCGCCCGCTGGTGCGGACGGTTCTCGCCCTGGACCGCCGCCGATCCCGGCGCGCCGGGGCTGGACGGCGTGCTTCTGGACATCACCGGCTGCGCACAGGTCTTCGGCGGCGAGGACGCGCTTCTGACCCGGCTCGTGGAGGAGACCCGCGCGCTGGGCCTGCAGGCGAGCGCGGCGGCCGCCCCCACGATCGGGCTCGCCTGGGCGCTCGCCCGGTTCGGCGCGCCGGGCGCGGGCGAGGGCTGGACCAGCGTGGACGCGGTCCGCCCCGCGCTCGATCAGGCGCCGGTCGAGGCGCTCAGGATCGGGAAGACGGCCGCAAAGCTGCGCCGGTTCGGGCTTTTGAAGGCTGGCGATCTTCTCGCCCTGCCGCGGGCGGCGCTGGCCAGACGCTTCGGGATCGATCTCGTCCGCCGGCTCGACCAGGCGTCGGGCGCCGAACGCGAAACGCTGAGCCCGCTCAGCCCCCAGGCTGATCTGAGGGCGCGGGTCCGCTTCGCCGAACCTTTGCAGACGCTGGACGGGCTGAAGGAGGCGAGCGCCCGGGCGGTCGGGAAGCTCTGCGATGCGCTGGAGGCCGAGGCGCTGGGCCTCACCCGGTTGCGGCTCACGCTCTACCGGGTGGACGGGGCGGCGAAGGATCTCATCGTCGGGGCGGCCGCGCCCAGCCGGGACGCTGCGCATCTGACCCGTCTGGTGAAGGAACGGCTCGACCGGGCCGAGATCGATATCGGCTTCGGGATCGATCTGGTCGAGGCCGGCGCTGCGCTCGCCCGCCGGATCGAGACCGGCCAGACCGACCTCTCCGCCGAAGCCGGGGCGAGCGCGGCCGAGGCCGCCCGGCTCGCCGACCGGCTGAACGCAAGGCTGGGCGAGGGCGCGGCGCTGCGTCCTTCGCCGGAGAACAGCTGGATCCCCGAACGGTCCGCCGGGTGGGGGGCGGAAGGCCCGCCGCCGGGCCGCTGGCCTGAGCGCACCGAGCGCCGGCCGCTGCTCATTCTCGACCGGGCCGAACCGGCCGAGGCGGTCGCGGAAATCCCAGACGGCCCGCCGCGGCGCTTCACCTGGCGGCGGGTGCGCCACACGGTCGCCCGCGCCGAAGGCCCTGAACGCATCGCGCCGGAATGGTGGCGCGATCCGCCCGGCTCGGGTCCGGGCAAGGTGCGCGACTATTTCCGCGTGGAGACCGGCGAAGGCCGCCGCTTCTGGCTCTACCGCGAAGGGCTTTACGGCCGCGAGACCGACCAGCCCGGCTGGTTCGTGCACGGGGCGGGGTGA
- a CDS encoding error-prone DNA polymerase codes for MTRFAELCAATNFSFLRGASHPHEMVEAAAALGLTAVACADRNTLAGVVRAHLAGKEAGVKVLIGCRLVCEEGVELVCLPENRPAYGRLSRFLTDAQFAGEPGEPRVRLSEAARALGEDQVLVLIPPAEEDEGWTDHAEAFVRRVQSPVHLALVRRFDGRDGARLMRQARLAHRLGIETVASTDALYHRPERRLLQDVVTCIREHVRIEAAGRLLEVNAERHLKPPAEMVRLFAGYEDAVARAARLADWISFQLTELVYEYPDEVIGENETPMQTLRRLTAEGEKRRWPEGTPDKTRAALDYELGLIEQLDYAPYFLTVYDLVRFARSQGILCQGRGSAANSAVCFAIGITEVDPSRIDLLFERFVSAERGEPPDIDVDFEHERREEVIQYVYEKYGRRRAGMTAVVTCYRPRGAIREAGKAFGLSGDVIAALSKAVWGWREGITDDVIRDELGLDPDSPALRRALGAARALQGFPRHLSQHPGGFVITLGRLDEIVPVRKAAMPERTSIEWDKEDIDALGLMKVDVLGLGMLTATQKALDLVGEAYGRALSVAGVPAEDPVVYDMICKADTVGVFQIESRAQMTMLPRLKPRCFYDLVIEVAIVRPGPIQGDMVHPYLRRREGKEKVEFPSKALEEVLGKTLGVPLFQEQAMKIAIVAAGFSPSEADRLRRSMAAFRRSGTIQEMGEKLVAGMIANGYERDFAERCFKQLEGFGEYGFPESHAASFALIVYVSCWIKRHYPDAFLAAMLNSQPLGFYAPAQLVRDAREHGVVVRPADVNLSDWDCTLEPLDPFDGPPPTPEGGNRFAVRLGLRQIKGLAEITAARVMAAREAGGRFDTVEDLVRRARLIRSETDRLANADAFASMDLTRRQAGWRALARPGPDLPLFEADGERHGPDVSGARLPVMAQSEEVERDYATLSLSLKAHPMSFLRPVFEEAGYARCADLLKARDGTRVGVAGLVLVRQRPGSAKGVIFATLEDETGVANVIVWQSVFARFRRVVIGSKLLAVTGKLQREGEVIHLVADQLIDRTGLLGRLAEGGFDPGLSHADEIARPGMDAREKAKRGQGFATPGAEIIPASRDFH; via the coding sequence ATGACCCGCTTCGCCGAGCTTTGCGCTGCGACGAATTTTTCCTTCCTGCGCGGCGCCAGCCATCCCCATGAGATGGTCGAGGCCGCCGCCGCTCTGGGGCTGACCGCCGTCGCGTGCGCGGACCGCAACACGCTCGCTGGCGTGGTGCGCGCCCATCTCGCGGGCAAGGAGGCCGGGGTGAAGGTGCTGATCGGCTGCCGGCTGGTCTGCGAGGAAGGCGTGGAGCTCGTCTGCCTGCCTGAGAACCGCCCCGCCTACGGCCGGCTGTCGCGCTTTCTGACCGACGCGCAGTTCGCCGGCGAACCGGGCGAGCCTCGGGTGCGGCTGAGCGAGGCGGCGCGGGCCTTGGGCGAAGATCAGGTGCTGGTGCTGATCCCGCCCGCCGAGGAGGACGAGGGCTGGACCGACCACGCCGAGGCCTTCGTCCGGCGGGTTCAGAGCCCGGTTCACCTGGCGCTGGTGCGCCGGTTCGACGGCAGGGACGGGGCGCGGCTGATGCGCCAGGCCCGGCTCGCACACCGGCTGGGGATCGAGACCGTGGCCAGCACCGACGCGCTCTATCACCGGCCCGAACGCCGGCTCCTCCAGGACGTGGTCACCTGTATTCGCGAGCATGTGCGCATCGAGGCGGCCGGCCGGCTTCTGGAGGTCAACGCCGAACGCCATCTCAAGCCGCCTGCCGAGATGGTGCGCCTGTTCGCAGGCTATGAAGACGCGGTCGCGCGGGCCGCGCGCCTGGCGGACTGGATCAGCTTCCAGCTCACCGAGCTCGTCTACGAATACCCTGACGAGGTGATCGGGGAGAACGAGACCCCGATGCAGACCCTGCGCCGGCTGACCGCCGAAGGCGAGAAACGCCGCTGGCCGGAGGGGACGCCGGACAAGACGCGCGCCGCGCTCGATTACGAGCTCGGCCTGATCGAGCAGCTCGATTACGCGCCGTATTTCCTCACCGTCTACGACCTCGTCCGCTTCGCGCGCAGCCAGGGCATTCTGTGTCAGGGTCGAGGCTCGGCGGCGAACTCGGCGGTGTGTTTCGCGATCGGGATCACCGAGGTCGATCCCTCCAGGATCGATCTGCTGTTCGAACGCTTCGTCTCCGCCGAACGCGGCGAGCCGCCCGATATCGACGTCGACTTCGAACATGAGCGCCGCGAGGAGGTGATCCAGTACGTCTATGAAAAGTACGGCCGCCGCCGCGCGGGGATGACCGCGGTGGTGACCTGCTACCGCCCGCGCGGGGCGATCCGCGAGGCGGGCAAGGCGTTCGGCCTGTCCGGCGACGTCATCGCGGCGCTTTCGAAAGCCGTCTGGGGCTGGCGCGAGGGGATCACCGACGACGTGATCCGCGACGAGCTCGGCCTCGATCCCGACAGTCCGGCGCTCAGGCGGGCGCTCGGCGCGGCGCGCGCGCTTCAGGGTTTCCCGCGTCATCTGTCTCAGCATCCCGGCGGGTTCGTGATCACGCTCGGCCGGCTCGACGAGATCGTGCCGGTCAGGAAGGCCGCCATGCCCGAGCGCACCTCGATCGAATGGGACAAGGAGGATATCGACGCGCTGGGGCTGATGAAGGTCGACGTTCTGGGCCTGGGGATGCTGACCGCGACGCAGAAAGCCCTCGATCTCGTCGGGGAGGCGTACGGCCGGGCGCTGAGCGTCGCCGGCGTGCCGGCCGAGGATCCGGTCGTCTACGACATGATCTGCAAGGCCGACACGGTGGGCGTGTTCCAGATCGAGAGCCGGGCGCAGATGACCATGCTGCCGCGGCTCAAGCCGCGCTGCTTCTACGATCTCGTCATCGAGGTGGCGATCGTCCGGCCCGGCCCGATCCAGGGCGACATGGTCCACCCCTATCTCAGGCGCCGCGAGGGCAAGGAGAAGGTCGAGTTTCCTTCAAAGGCGCTGGAGGAGGTTCTGGGCAAGACGCTCGGCGTGCCGCTGTTTCAGGAGCAGGCGATGAAGATCGCCATCGTCGCGGCCGGGTTCAGCCCCTCCGAAGCCGACAGGCTCCGCCGCTCCATGGCCGCGTTCCGGCGTTCGGGCACGATCCAGGAGATGGGCGAAAAGCTCGTCGCCGGCATGATCGCGAACGGCTATGAGCGCGATTTCGCCGAGCGCTGCTTCAAGCAGCTCGAAGGCTTCGGCGAGTACGGCTTTCCCGAAAGCCATGCGGCGAGTTTTGCGCTGATCGTCTACGTCTCGTGCTGGATCAAGCGCCATTATCCCGACGCCTTCCTCGCCGCGATGCTGAACTCCCAGCCGCTGGGCTTCTACGCCCCGGCCCAGCTGGTGCGCGACGCGCGCGAGCACGGCGTGGTGGTCCGGCCCGCCGATGTGAACCTGTCGGACTGGGACTGCACGCTGGAGCCGCTCGACCCGTTCGACGGCCCGCCCCCGACGCCGGAAGGGGGAAACCGCTTCGCGGTGCGGCTGGGCCTGCGGCAGATCAAGGGGTTGGCCGAGATCACGGCGGCGCGGGTGATGGCGGCGCGTGAGGCCGGCGGGCGGTTCGACACGGTCGAGGATCTGGTCCGCCGCGCCCGGCTGATCCGCAGCGAGACCGACCGGCTGGCGAACGCCGACGCCTTCGCCTCGATGGATCTCACCCGCCGTCAGGCCGGCTGGCGCGCGCTCGCCCGGCCCGGCCCGGACCTGCCCCTGTTTGAAGCAGACGGCGAGCGCCACGGCCCGGACGTCTCCGGCGCGCGCCTGCCGGTGATGGCGCAAAGCGAGGAGGTGGAGCGCGACTACGCCACGCTGTCTTTATCGCTGAAGGCCCATCCGATGAGCTTTTTGAGGCCCGTCTTCGAGGAGGCCGGCTATGCGCGCTGCGCCGATCTTCTCAAAGCGCGGGACGGGACGCGGGTGGGTGTGGCCGGGCTGGTGCTGGTGCGCCAGCGGCCGGGCTCGGCCAAGGGGGTGATCTTCGCCACGCTGGAGGACGAGACCGGCGTGGCCAACGTCATCGTCTGGCAAAGCGTGTTCGCGCGATTCCGCCGGGTGGTGATCGGATCCAAGCTCCTGGCCGTGACCGGCAAGCTGCAGCGCGAGGGCGAGGTGATCCATCTGGTCGCCGACCAGCTGATCGACCGGACGGGGCTTCTGGGCCGGCTCGCCGAAGGCGGGTTCGATCCGGGCCTCTCCCACGCCGACGAGATCGCCAGGCCGGGCATGGACGCGCGGGAGAAAGCCAAGCGCGGTCAGGGCTTCGCCACGCCCGGCGCGGAGATCATCCCCGCGAGCCGGGATTTTCACTGA